The Halopseudomonas sabulinigri genome window below encodes:
- the gspD gene encoding type II secretion system secretin GspD, with translation MPMQFRLNRFTLSLALSLCLGSTHLAAQALVEPEGNGSQDLVLNLRGADINGLIEIVSQETGINFIVDPRVRGEVNVVSGKPIPRGELYPLFLGVLKSYGFAAVRGADGVVRIVPEVQAKENELAGLSSDTPGDEVITHVINVKNINAGQLVRILRPLVPKGGHLAAAAESNTLVIADTAANVRRIQTLVERIDQESMEDFEVLPLEHASALDVVRIVQGLESNAPSEEFTKGPRIIADERTNTVILRGDPQSRIALRSVVRKLDVPGQDGNTQVHYLRYAKAEDVAEVLRGIAEGREQNSSATGQGNGAPVSTSSSAQNRVRVEAHESTNSVVVYGPAELSRELSSIIRQLDIRRAQVLVEAVIAEVSYERAKELGVQWGFGSESSGVGVINFNRNGRGIVDLAAGVSGFLDGDLASPPSLGSGATLGGVASIGSAQIALLINALQGDTASNILSTPSLLTLDNEEAEIVVGQNVPFITGRSVEDSGQAFDTIEREDVGIKLKIRPQINEGNAVRLEIAQEVSQIAPGITGAADIITNTRSLTTHVMVDDNQLIVLGGLIDDQLVETADKVPGLGDIPGLGRLFRYDTANLQKRNLMIFLRPVIVRDSAVAESLTHAKYSYIRDQQLAEQNRRGRILDEATLPVLPDWNYLLSLPAPFENAMQGSTLPSAITAPPSAL, from the coding sequence ATGCCAATGCAGTTTCGTCTTAACCGTTTTACCCTCTCGTTGGCGTTGAGCCTGTGTCTTGGTAGTACCCATTTGGCCGCACAGGCGCTGGTGGAGCCCGAGGGAAATGGCTCCCAGGACCTGGTGCTGAACCTGCGTGGCGCAGACATCAATGGCCTGATTGAGATCGTCAGCCAGGAAACCGGCATCAATTTCATCGTCGATCCGCGGGTGCGCGGCGAGGTTAACGTGGTGTCCGGCAAGCCGATCCCGCGTGGCGAGCTGTATCCACTGTTTCTGGGGGTGCTGAAATCCTACGGTTTTGCCGCCGTGCGCGGGGCGGACGGTGTGGTACGCATCGTCCCCGAGGTGCAGGCGAAGGAGAACGAGCTGGCTGGGCTGAGCAGTGATACGCCCGGTGATGAGGTCATCACCCACGTGATCAATGTAAAGAACATCAACGCCGGTCAACTGGTGCGCATTCTGCGCCCGCTGGTACCCAAGGGCGGCCACCTTGCGGCGGCGGCCGAGTCGAATACGCTGGTGATCGCCGATACGGCGGCCAATGTGCGTCGTATCCAGACCCTGGTGGAACGTATCGATCAGGAGTCGATGGAAGATTTTGAGGTGCTGCCGCTGGAGCACGCTTCAGCACTGGATGTTGTGCGCATCGTACAGGGCCTGGAAAGCAATGCGCCGAGCGAGGAATTTACCAAGGGACCGCGCATCATTGCCGATGAGCGGACCAATACGGTCATCCTGCGCGGCGATCCACAAAGTCGCATTGCGCTGCGCAGCGTGGTGCGCAAGCTGGATGTGCCCGGCCAGGACGGCAATACCCAGGTGCATTACCTGCGCTACGCCAAGGCGGAGGATGTTGCCGAAGTGCTGCGTGGCATCGCCGAGGGGCGCGAGCAGAACAGCAGCGCGACCGGGCAGGGTAACGGTGCGCCGGTTTCTACCAGCTCCAGCGCGCAGAATCGGGTACGGGTAGAGGCGCACGAAAGCACCAACTCGGTGGTGGTCTATGGGCCGGCCGAGTTGTCCCGCGAGCTCTCGAGCATCATTCGCCAGCTGGACATTCGTCGCGCGCAGGTACTGGTTGAGGCCGTGATCGCTGAAGTGTCCTACGAGCGTGCGAAGGAATTGGGCGTGCAGTGGGGCTTTGGTAGCGAGAGCTCGGGCGTCGGTGTGATCAACTTCAATCGCAACGGTCGCGGCATTGTCGATCTGGCAGCTGGCGTGAGCGGCTTTCTTGACGGTGACCTGGCCTCGCCTCCATCGCTTGGCAGCGGCGCTACCCTGGGTGGTGTCGCCAGCATTGGCAGCGCCCAGATTGCGCTGTTGATCAACGCGTTGCAGGGCGATACGGCGAGCAATATCTTGTCGACGCCAAGCCTGCTGACACTGGATAACGAAGAGGCTGAAATCGTAGTCGGCCAGAACGTGCCTTTTATTACCGGCCGATCGGTTGAAGATTCCGGCCAGGCGTTCGATACCATTGAACGTGAGGATGTGGGCATCAAGTTGAAGATTCGTCCGCAGATCAATGAAGGAAACGCAGTGCGCCTGGAAATCGCGCAAGAGGTCTCGCAGATTGCGCCTGGCATTACCGGGGCTGCCGATATCATCACCAACACGCGCAGCCTGACCACCCATGTAATGGTCGATGACAATCAGTTGATCGTGCTCGGTGGCCTGATTGACGATCAACTGGTCGAGACTGCAGACAAGGTACCGGGCCTGGGCGACATTCCTGGTCTGGGACGGCTGTTTCGCTATGACACCGCCAATCTCCAGAAGCGCAACCTGATGATCTTCCTGCGTCCGGTGATCGTACGTGATAGCGCCGTAGCCGAGAGCCTGACCCATGCCAAATACAGTTACATCCGTGACCAACAGTTGGCCGAGCAGAATCGCCGTGGCCGGATACTCGACGAGGCGACGCTCCCGGTTCTGCCGGACTGGAATTATCTGCTGAGCCTGCCCGCGCCGTTTGAGAACGCGATGCAAGGGTCGACGTTGCCGTCGGCCATTACTGCACCGCCCTCAGCGCTTTAG
- the gspG gene encoding type II secretion system major pseudopilin GspG codes for MCIANQPARAAQRGFTLIEIMVVVVILGILAAVVVPRVMDRPDQARTTKAQSDIRALESALNLYRLDNFNYPTTEQGLDALVRMPTGQNAPRNWRTGGYLDRLQKDPWGNDYQYQTPGRDGRQFDLYSLGADGSPGGTDANMDIGNWDLDQTNQR; via the coding sequence ATGTGTATTGCAAACCAGCCCGCGCGCGCAGCTCAGCGCGGCTTTACCCTGATTGAGATCATGGTGGTGGTGGTGATTCTGGGGATTCTCGCCGCCGTAGTGGTGCCGCGGGTGATGGACCGACCGGATCAGGCGCGTACCACCAAGGCGCAGAGCGATATTCGCGCCCTGGAAAGCGCGCTCAACCTGTATCGTCTCGACAACTTCAACTACCCCACCACCGAGCAGGGGCTGGACGCACTGGTGCGTATGCCGACAGGGCAGAACGCGCCGCGCAACTGGCGTACCGGTGGTTATCTTGATCGCCTGCAGAAAGACCCATGGGGCAACGACTATCAGTACCAGACTCCAGGTCGTGACGGCCGCCAGTTCGACCTCTACAGCCTGGGTGCTGATGGCAGCCCGGGCGGCACAGACGCCAATATGGACATTGGCAACTGGGATCTGGATCAGACGAACCAACGTTGA
- the gspL gene encoding type II secretion system protein GspL: MLIVLLPEQPLREGAAAQALNWWRMERDGAVQASGQDTLAALRQRFPAERLRALAPAAAVNLFRVRLPAQRAAAARVALPYALEDLVSQELDELHIVMGPRRSDGQVSAAVVSHTPMRAWLECFRVAGWRLEALLPQAALHADQSPENALLVMPSPWPTDSQVLVLSAQEEPVLLDPSLAGIWINRRLAGLEPQAQKMTLAGLSADELGLTLPATVEVQQLPEKDHLAAALLQAQRSTPAFNLLGGPYAVSMAAPPWRKMRPALIAAAVALALGLGWLTGEHLILSQERDSLRAEIGRLFDRSLPNSRREDPVMQFRQVLQGGTQISSSSGMGPLLHAFFVVLKEHDNAQVQQVRGSLESVVVELKVASFSELEAIRAALAAQPGVSENLEGADSENEGVTARIKLQRGGA, encoded by the coding sequence ATGTTGATAGTGCTTTTACCTGAACAACCGCTGCGTGAAGGCGCTGCGGCTCAGGCCTTGAACTGGTGGCGCATGGAGCGCGATGGTGCGGTCCAGGCCAGTGGCCAAGACACGCTGGCAGCGTTGCGTCAGCGCTTCCCTGCCGAACGCCTGCGGGCGCTGGCGCCGGCAGCGGCGGTGAACCTGTTTCGCGTGCGTTTGCCGGCACAGCGTGCAGCTGCTGCCCGGGTAGCCTTGCCCTACGCATTGGAAGATTTGGTCAGCCAAGAGCTGGATGAGCTGCATATCGTCATGGGGCCACGCCGCAGCGATGGTCAGGTCAGCGCTGCCGTAGTCTCCCATACACCCATGCGCGCCTGGCTGGAGTGTTTTCGGGTGGCGGGTTGGCGGCTGGAGGCCTTGCTGCCACAGGCCGCGCTGCATGCTGATCAGAGTCCGGAAAACGCATTGCTGGTCATGCCGTCACCCTGGCCGACCGACAGCCAAGTGCTGGTACTGTCGGCGCAGGAAGAGCCGGTGCTGCTCGATCCCAGTCTGGCCGGTATCTGGATCAACCGGCGACTGGCCGGGCTTGAGCCGCAGGCTCAAAAGATGACGCTGGCAGGGTTGAGTGCCGATGAGTTGGGGCTGACGTTGCCTGCTACGGTCGAGGTGCAGCAGCTCCCGGAAAAAGACCACCTGGCCGCAGCGCTGTTGCAGGCACAGCGCAGCACGCCGGCCTTCAATCTGCTTGGCGGCCCTTACGCGGTGAGCATGGCAGCGCCGCCCTGGCGCAAGATGCGCCCGGCACTGATCGCCGCAGCCGTGGCCCTGGCGCTGGGTCTGGGCTGGTTGACAGGCGAACATCTGATTCTGAGTCAGGAGCGCGACAGCTTGCGTGCCGAGATAGGCCGCTTGTTTGATCGCAGCCTGCCAAACAGCCGCCGGGAAGACCCGGTCATGCAGTTCCGTCAGGTGTTGCAGGGTGGGACGCAAATAAGCTCCAGCAGCGGCATGGGGCCACTGTTACATGCGTTTTTTGTGGTACTGAAAGAGCACGACAACGCGCAGGTACAACAGGTGCGGGGAAGTCTTGAAAGCGTTGTGGTGGAGTTGAAGGTCGCATCCTTCTCCGAGCTTGAAGCCATTCGCGCGGCCTTGGCGGCCCAGCCTGGCGTCAGTGAAAACCTCGAGGGGGCCGACTCCGAGAACGAAGGGGTTACCGCGCGCATCAAGTTACAAAGGGGTGGCGCATGA
- a CDS encoding type II secretion system protein N encodes MKVFVWLALAVFCVTLVSNLPASLVWRQVKPNLPAKVQLQGVTGSLWQGQVANMQVEGIDQGALRWDWRPAAMLKAQLALDLDWRPRNSQVYATLRVGFGTVVLEQVNGRLDARSMAAVNKAPFILTGDWLLDIPELRLKDFERVVHAEGRIAWQNAGGGLPEPLALGHLSAQLSSDNDWLLMTLADQEGPLGLQGNAKWRPAQALQLDTRLKARAQADAGLAEGLKLLGRPDAEGWVHWRARLQ; translated from the coding sequence ATGAAAGTATTTGTATGGCTGGCGTTGGCAGTCTTCTGTGTCACGCTGGTGAGCAATCTGCCGGCGAGTCTGGTCTGGCGCCAGGTAAAACCTAACCTGCCTGCCAAGGTGCAGCTGCAGGGCGTAACCGGCAGTCTGTGGCAGGGGCAGGTGGCCAACATGCAGGTCGAGGGTATTGATCAGGGTGCGCTGCGGTGGGATTGGCGGCCGGCGGCCATGCTCAAGGCGCAGTTGGCCCTGGATCTTGATTGGCGACCACGCAACAGCCAGGTGTACGCCACCTTGCGGGTAGGCTTTGGAACTGTTGTGCTGGAGCAGGTGAATGGGCGGTTGGATGCGCGCAGCATGGCAGCGGTGAACAAGGCGCCTTTTATTCTCACCGGTGACTGGCTACTGGATATTCCTGAGCTACGCCTCAAGGACTTCGAGCGAGTGGTGCATGCCGAGGGTCGAATTGCCTGGCAGAACGCCGGGGGCGGCCTGCCAGAGCCGCTGGCGCTGGGGCATCTGTCAGCGCAGCTCAGCAGCGACAACGATTGGTTGTTGATGACTCTAGCTGATCAGGAGGGGCCGCTGGGCCTGCAGGGCAACGCCAAGTGGCGGCCCGCGCAAGCCCTGCAGCTGGACACCCGGTTGAAGGCGCGCGCGCAGGCCGACGCCGGGCTCGCCGAAGGCCTGAAGCTGCT
- a CDS encoding type II secretion system minor pseudopilin → MNRSLMHTAHKQRGVALITALLVVALAVTAAVGMVLRGQADIRRSSAVFERDLSRHIALGAEKMVLQILEQADGPDELLWDTCLSPVLPFEVDQVQLQATLDNMRCRYNLNALAGGDEQEQADFARLVDRVAQDSGVTMPSGAQLAVAISDWMDPETDDPLYRLQDPPRLSANRTMLVASELSSVAGVSSEAWQALAPYVTAYPSEASPIDLERSPDLMKEVFADRTAADGAPWFMRLQIVAQFGDRRFFQCTLLDAPNGKVILREQTACEP, encoded by the coding sequence ATGAACCGTAGCCTCATGCACACAGCCCACAAACAACGCGGGGTGGCCCTGATAACCGCCTTGCTGGTGGTTGCCCTGGCGGTGACTGCGGCCGTCGGCATGGTGCTGCGGGGGCAGGCGGATATTCGCCGTAGCAGTGCGGTGTTTGAACGCGACCTGTCACGCCACATCGCGCTCGGCGCGGAAAAGATGGTGTTGCAGATACTCGAGCAGGCTGACGGCCCGGACGAGCTGCTCTGGGACACCTGCCTGTCGCCGGTGCTGCCGTTTGAAGTGGATCAGGTGCAACTGCAAGCCACGCTCGACAATATGCGCTGCCGTTACAACCTCAACGCCCTGGCTGGCGGTGACGAGCAGGAACAGGCCGACTTCGCCCGGCTGGTGGATCGTGTGGCGCAGGACAGCGGCGTGACCATGCCGTCCGGGGCGCAGTTGGCCGTGGCGATCAGCGACTGGATGGACCCGGAAACCGACGACCCGCTGTATCGCCTGCAGGATCCACCGCGGCTGTCAGCCAACCGCACCATGCTGGTGGCGTCGGAGTTGAGTTCGGTTGCCGGTGTGTCCAGCGAGGCCTGGCAGGCGCTGGCGCCTTACGTTACCGCGTACCCGAGCGAAGCCAGTCCGATTGATCTGGAGCGTAGCCCGGATCTGATGAAGGAGGTGTTTGCTGATCGTACGGCTGCTGACGGCGCGCCCTGGTTTATGCGTCTGCAGATAGTTGCCCAGTTCGGTGACCGTCGATTTTTCCAATGCACCTTGCTGGATGCGCCCAACGGCAAAGTGATCCTGCGAGAACAAACGGCCTGTGAGCCCTGA
- the gspE gene encoding type II secretion system ATPase GspE: MSETEFSPDAPTVNAPAETGYRFARRFGVLPGSLREDGQLEVFVRADCDPQGLLELRRHSSHPLSPVLLDDDTFAAKLRDKYERSANDAMQFVEGLGDDADLMSVAQSLAEPEDLLESQDEAPIIRLINALLSEAVKENASDIHIEPFENRLSIRLRVDGVLREVLEPPRALAPVIVSRIKVMAKLDIAEKRLPQDGRIGLRLVGRAVDVRVSTLPSGHGERVVLRLLDKQAGRLELRQLGMCDEHYDAMERVISRPHGIVLVTGPTGSGKTTTLYSALMRLNDRTRNILTVEDPIEYYLDGIGQTQINNKVDMTFARGLRAILRQDPDVVMVGEIRDVDTVQIAIQASLTGHLVFSTLHTNTAVGAITRLRDMGIEPFLLSSTLNGVLAQRLVRTLCPECRKPHQASASECRLMGMDAQTPPTLYSAVGCDACNGGGYRGRTGIYELIEIDDTLRGLIHDGASEQAMVRHARLGQMGIRQDGLRRVLAGDTTLEEVLRVTRED, from the coding sequence ATGAGTGAGACCGAATTCAGCCCCGATGCGCCAACGGTCAATGCGCCGGCGGAAACCGGCTACCGTTTTGCCCGCCGGTTTGGCGTGTTGCCGGGCAGCCTGCGCGAGGACGGCCAGCTGGAGGTGTTCGTGCGTGCAGATTGCGATCCGCAGGGGCTGCTGGAGCTGCGTCGTCACAGTAGTCACCCGCTCAGCCCGGTGCTGCTGGATGACGATACCTTTGCGGCCAAGCTGCGCGATAAGTACGAGCGCTCCGCCAACGACGCCATGCAATTTGTTGAGGGTCTGGGCGATGACGCTGACCTGATGTCGGTAGCGCAATCGCTGGCCGAGCCGGAGGATCTGCTCGAGTCGCAGGACGAGGCGCCGATCATTCGCCTGATCAACGCACTGCTGTCCGAGGCAGTGAAGGAAAACGCGTCCGATATTCATATCGAGCCCTTTGAAAACCGCCTGTCGATCCGTCTGCGCGTCGACGGTGTGCTGCGGGAAGTGCTCGAACCGCCGCGCGCGCTGGCGCCGGTCATCGTGTCGCGCATCAAGGTCATGGCCAAGCTGGATATCGCCGAGAAGCGCCTGCCGCAGGATGGCCGTATCGGTCTGCGGCTGGTTGGCCGTGCGGTGGATGTGCGCGTGTCGACCTTGCCCTCAGGGCACGGCGAACGCGTAGTGCTGCGTCTGCTCGACAAGCAGGCCGGGCGGCTGGAGCTGCGTCAGCTGGGCATGTGCGACGAACACTATGATGCCATGGAACGGGTTATCAGTCGGCCGCACGGCATCGTGCTGGTGACCGGACCGACTGGCTCGGGTAAGACCACCACGCTCTATTCGGCGCTGATGCGCCTGAACGACCGCACCCGCAACATCCTGACCGTCGAAGACCCGATCGAGTATTACCTTGATGGCATCGGCCAGACTCAGATCAACAACAAGGTCGACATGACCTTCGCCCGCGGCCTGCGCGCCATTCTGCGTCAGGACCCCGATGTGGTCATGGTCGGTGAGATTCGTGACGTGGATACCGTGCAGATTGCCATTCAGGCAAGTCTGACCGGTCACCTGGTGTTCTCCACGCTGCACACCAATACCGCCGTAGGCGCCATCACGCGCTTGCGCGACATGGGTATCGAACCCTTTCTGTTGTCCTCGACCCTGAACGGCGTATTGGCCCAGCGGCTGGTACGTACTCTCTGTCCGGAATGCCGTAAGCCTCACCAGGCCAGTGCCAGTGAATGCCGCCTGATGGGCATGGATGCGCAAACCCCGCCTACGCTGTACAGCGCGGTGGGCTGCGATGCCTGTAATGGCGGAGGTTACCGCGGCCGTACCGGTATTTATGAGCTGATTGAGATCGACGACACCCTGCGTGGTTTGATCCATGACGGTGCCAGCGAGCAGGCGATGGTGCGTCACGCGCGCCTGGGTCAGATGGGTATTCGTCAGGACGGTCTGCGCCGAGTTCTGGCCGGCGACACCACGCTGGAAGAAGTCCTGCGCGTGACCCGGGAGGATTAA
- the gspF gene encoding type II secretion system inner membrane protein GspF — protein sequence MPAFEYVALDNAGRTRKGVEEGDSPRQVRGRLRDQGLTPMSVNQVAESSSRLRMPSMQKRIKPLELSLATRQMATLARAGLPIEEVLGTVARQSESPRVKSALSAVRTRVMEGLPLAHALSEFPSVFPAIYRTTIAAGEQAGRLDLVLERLADNVEAQNAMRQKIQLAMFYPAILTCVALLVTVALLTYVVPEVVQVFDGMNKELPLLTRSLIAVSDALREWGLLMLIVLMALGFGARTLLKNKSHQRRWHEFLLKLPLLGRLNRGLNTARFARTLNILAGSGVPLLEALNMSASVISNLPMREAVSEAAQRVREGAGVGYSLERSGYFPAMTLSLIKSGESSGTLDQMLERAAETQERELEARIAMVMGVFEPLLILAMGGVVLLIVLAILLPIFELNQLVN from the coding sequence GTGCCAGCCTTCGAATACGTTGCCCTCGACAATGCCGGGCGCACCCGCAAGGGTGTGGAGGAGGGCGATTCGCCCCGTCAGGTGCGTGGTCGCCTGCGCGATCAGGGCCTCACGCCCATGTCGGTCAATCAGGTTGCCGAGAGCAGTTCGCGCCTGCGCATGCCCAGCATGCAGAAGCGCATCAAACCATTGGAGTTGTCGCTGGCCACACGGCAAATGGCCACGCTGGCTCGCGCCGGTCTGCCAATTGAAGAGGTGCTGGGTACCGTAGCGCGGCAAAGCGAATCGCCGCGCGTCAAATCCGCGCTCTCAGCGGTACGTACACGGGTGATGGAAGGCTTGCCGCTGGCCCATGCGTTAAGCGAGTTTCCTTCGGTGTTTCCGGCGATCTACCGCACCACCATTGCGGCTGGCGAGCAGGCCGGGCGGCTGGATCTGGTGCTCGAGCGCCTGGCTGACAACGTTGAGGCGCAGAACGCTATGCGTCAGAAGATTCAATTGGCTATGTTCTATCCGGCGATTCTGACCTGTGTCGCCTTGCTAGTGACGGTGGCGCTGCTGACCTATGTTGTGCCGGAGGTGGTGCAGGTATTCGACGGCATGAACAAGGAGCTGCCGCTGTTGACGCGCTCGTTGATTGCAGTCAGCGACGCACTGCGCGAATGGGGCTTGTTGATGCTGATCGTGCTGATGGCACTGGGGTTTGGCGCACGCACGCTGCTGAAAAACAAAAGCCACCAGCGCCGCTGGCACGAGTTTCTGCTCAAGCTGCCGTTGCTGGGGCGCCTGAACCGGGGGCTGAATACCGCACGCTTCGCGCGCACCCTGAACATTCTGGCCGGTAGCGGTGTGCCGCTGCTGGAGGCACTCAACATGAGCGCCAGTGTGATCAGTAACCTGCCCATGCGTGAAGCTGTATCCGAGGCGGCGCAGCGGGTACGTGAAGGGGCAGGCGTGGGCTACTCGCTGGAACGCAGTGGCTATTTCCCGGCGATGACGCTGAGCCTGATCAAGAGCGGGGAGAGTAGCGGCACCCTGGATCAGATGCTGGAGCGCGCCGCCGAAACGCAGGAGCGCGAACTGGAAGCGCGCATCGCCATGGTCATGGGGGTATTCGAGCCCCTGCTGATTCTGGCCATGGGCGGTGTTGTGCTGCTTATTGTGCTGGCAATTCTGTTGCCGATCTTTGAACTCAACCAATTGGTGAACTGA
- the gspI gene encoding type II secretion system minor pseudopilin GspI: MNARKSAGFTLLEVMVALTILAVALAALVKSGSDHARNTIYLQERTMAHWAGENLLAEYESGMRPAAVGDLSGETEMGPYRFGYKAQVSDYTAKSPLPLPAVRRIDIRLWLLPGDESGQRAVVSGFVLP, encoded by the coding sequence ATGAACGCCCGTAAGTCGGCCGGTTTCACCTTGTTGGAAGTGATGGTGGCACTGACGATTCTGGCGGTCGCGCTGGCTGCCTTGGTCAAATCCGGCAGCGATCACGCACGCAATACCATTTACCTGCAGGAGCGCACCATGGCGCACTGGGCCGGTGAAAACCTGCTGGCGGAGTATGAGTCCGGCATGCGCCCGGCAGCGGTAGGCGATTTGAGCGGGGAAACCGAGATGGGACCTTATCGGTTTGGCTACAAGGCGCAGGTCAGTGACTACACGGCCAAGTCACCGTTGCCGCTACCGGCGGTACGGCGAATCGATATTCGACTGTGGTTGCTGCCCGGTGATGAGAGCGGACAACGTGCGGTTGTCAGCGGGTTTGTGCTGCCATGA
- a CDS encoding type II secretion system protein, translating into MTAGPRATGLRQIGFTLIELLVVMVLIGVIAGLATLAIGDGADRELRQEAQRLAGVLRLAHDELLITGGADRALGLRREGYSLLDLVLLDDATREWQALQDPQLGPHYFNEGVVELEYEADGTRQGLPLNESWKPHVRLSNTGEMTPGLITLRVPGKELVQYINIGLEGSLEVTNERP; encoded by the coding sequence ATGACGGCGGGCCCGCGCGCAACCGGTCTGCGCCAGATCGGCTTTACCCTGATCGAGTTGCTGGTGGTCATGGTGCTGATCGGCGTGATTGCCGGCCTTGCCACACTGGCGATTGGCGACGGCGCTGATCGCGAGTTGCGCCAGGAAGCGCAGCGGCTCGCTGGCGTGCTGCGCCTGGCCCACGATGAACTCCTGATCACCGGCGGCGCCGACCGCGCGTTGGGCCTGCGTCGCGAGGGCTACAGCCTGCTGGATCTGGTGCTGCTGGATGATGCCACGCGGGAGTGGCAGGCACTGCAGGACCCGCAACTGGGACCGCATTATTTTAACGAAGGGGTGGTGGAGCTGGAGTATGAAGCCGACGGCACCCGTCAGGGTCTACCGCTCAATGAAAGCTGGAAGCCGCACGTGCGGTTGAGCAATACCGGCGAGATGACGCCGGGTCTGATCACCCTGCGGGTACCCGGCAAGGAGCTGGTGCAGTACATCAATATTGGTCTGGAAGGCAGTCTCGAGGTGACCAATGAACGCCCGTAA
- the gspM gene encoding type II secretion system protein GspM, whose translation MKNWWNGLAPRERVILLAGSAFLLVLTFWIGIWEPLIAGRAELKQDVQRLSAERLWMEQVSDDVRRRARLQQGAGNGASGGSVLTLVEVSANAAGLKSSLSRVQPEGEGARLSFDQVGMDALLSWLADLEQRQGLQVSQLAIDVSEVQGMVSARLLVERP comes from the coding sequence ATGAAAAACTGGTGGAATGGACTGGCGCCGCGCGAGCGCGTGATTTTGTTGGCCGGATCGGCGTTTCTGCTGGTGCTGACCTTTTGGATTGGTATCTGGGAGCCGTTGATCGCCGGCCGCGCAGAGCTCAAGCAGGACGTGCAAAGGCTGTCGGCCGAACGTCTGTGGATGGAGCAGGTAAGTGATGATGTGCGCCGTCGGGCGCGCCTGCAGCAGGGCGCGGGCAATGGAGCCAGTGGCGGCTCGGTGCTGACCCTGGTGGAGGTGTCTGCGAATGCGGCCGGCTTAAAATCGTCGTTGTCGCGGGTGCAGCCCGAGGGTGAGGGCGCGCGCCTGAGCTTTGATCAGGTCGGTATGGATGCGTTGCTTAGTTGGCTGGCGGATCTGGAGCAGCGTCAGGGGCTGCAGGTCAGTCAGTTGGCGATAGATGTGTCCGAGGTTCAGGGTATGGTGTCTGCCCGCCTGCTGGTGGAGCGTCCCTGA
- the gspJ gene encoding type II secretion system minor pseudopilin GspJ: MNRVRAGGFTLLELLIAMAVFAIMSVVAYSGLRAVLDADHATRASSGQLADLQVSLSVLERDLAQMVDIQVRDEFGDRLPPLRLLAGNEQPLLEIVRAGAGGDQRLRRTAWRLTESGLERELWPGVDVTDTEQMRLQPFADLVEEDERLGVESGFAFVVRGPSGLERVTSWPPEGLDPSSSQLPMAVELVLDVPRLGLIRRLIPVGAL, encoded by the coding sequence ATGAACAGGGTTCGCGCCGGCGGTTTTACCCTGTTGGAATTGCTGATTGCCATGGCGGTGTTCGCCATCATGAGCGTCGTCGCTTATTCCGGGCTGCGCGCCGTACTGGATGCTGACCATGCTACCCGCGCCAGCTCCGGCCAACTGGCAGACCTGCAGGTGAGCCTGAGCGTACTGGAGCGGGATTTGGCGCAGATGGTAGATATTCAGGTACGCGATGAGTTTGGCGACCGCTTGCCTCCGTTGCGCCTGCTGGCAGGCAATGAGCAGCCGCTGCTGGAGATCGTGCGCGCAGGGGCTGGCGGCGATCAGCGTTTGCGGCGCACTGCCTGGCGCCTGACCGAGTCCGGGCTGGAGCGCGAGCTCTGGCCCGGCGTCGATGTAACCGACACCGAGCAGATGCGCCTTCAGCCGTTCGCCGACCTGGTTGAAGAGGATGAACGACTGGGGGTCGAAAGTGGCTTTGCGTTTGTTGTGCGTGGACCGAGTGGTTTGGAGCGGGTTACCAGTTGGCCGCCAGAAGGCCTCGACCCCAGTAGCAGCCAGTTGCCGATGGCCGTGGAGTTGGTGTTGGATGTGCCGCGCCTGGGTCTGATTCGTCGGCTGATTCCGGTGGGTGCGCTATGA